From Caretta caretta isolate rCarCar2 chromosome 14, rCarCar1.hap1, whole genome shotgun sequence, the proteins below share one genomic window:
- the LOC142068921 gene encoding olfactory receptor 14A16-like: MSNQTTVTEFLLLGFSDVRELQILHFIVFLVLYLAALTGNLLIITAIALDYHLHTPMYFFLMSLSILDLGSISVTIPKSMANSLMNTRSISYSGCVAQVFFLIFFAEADFVLLTIMAYDRYVAICKPLHYETIMNRRACVQMAAIAWISVILYSSLHTGNTFSITFCGGNMVDQFFCEIPQLLKLACSNSYFNEVGVIEFSVCLSLSCFVFIIVTYVQILTTVLRIPSEQGRHKTFSTCLPHLIVISMFLSTGAFAYVKPISSSPSALDLVVAVLYSVLPPVMNPIIYSIKNKEIKASLRKLTGWRLFNKNKMSAFL, from the coding sequence atgtccaaccaaACCACCGTGACCGAGTTCCTTCTTctgggattctctgatgttcGAGAGCTGCAGATTTTGCACTTCATTGTGTTTCTAGTGCTTTACCTGGCAGCCCTGACAGGGAATCTTCTCATCATCACAGCCATAGCTCTTGACTAtcaccttcacacccccatgtacttcttcctgatgaGTTTGTCCATCCTAGACCTCGGCTCCATCTCTGTCACCATCCCCAAATCTATGGCCAATTCCCTTATGAACACCAGGTCCATTTCCTATTCTGGATGTGTCGCCCAAGTCTTTTTCCTCATCTTCTTTGCTGAAGCCGACTTTGTCTTACTCACCATCATGGCATACGATCGATACGTCGCCATCTGCAAACCACTGCACTATGAGACTATAATGAACAGGAGAGCTTGTGTCCAAATGGCAGCCATTGCCTGGATCAGTGTAATCCTCTATTCTTCATTGCATACCGGGAACACGTTTTCAATAACCTTCTGTGGAGGCAACATGGTGGAtcagttcttctgtgaaatcCCCCAGCTACTCAAGCTCGCCTGCTCTAACTCGTACTTCAATGAAGTTGGGGTTATTGAATTTAGTGTGTGTTTATCtctaagttgttttgtttttataattgtgaCATATGTTCAGATCTTGACCACGGTATTGAGAATCCCCTCTGAGCAGGGCCGACATAAAACCTTCTCCACATGCCTTCCTCACCTCATTGTAATTTCCATGTTTCTTTCCACTGGTGCCTTTGCCTACGTGAAACCCATCTCCAGCTCTCCGTCAGCTCTAGATCTCGTGGTGGCTGTTCTCTATTCCGTGCTGCCGCCAGTGATGAATCCGATCATCTACAGCATAAAGAACAAGGAAATCAAAGCTTCCCTGAGGAAACTGACTGGGTGGAGGTTATTCAACAAGAATAAAATGTCTGCGTTTCTCTGA